A genomic window from Leptolyngbya sp. BL0902 includes:
- a CDS encoding AI-2E family transporter, protein MRLEEFNREPPAPDDIENTEAEGIWSVISNHVLIRFLLLFASGWALIQLLAYFRVLIAVFVTATILAFLLSHPATWLSRWLPKALATIAVFLTALAIAVGLSLTLGTVVISQGQQLVANLQSLSASVMPWVNDLDSLFRAWNIPVQVQGLEPHIQSQAVSVLTAGLGLLQSTLANLVLAILIAVVTLFMMLDGAKVWWWLLKHLPIRHKKRFNTVVQHNLLGFFWGLLLLSLFFGGSTFLVFLLLGIPYAAFLGLIAGLLDLIPGIGATLGVGLITLLLLSQSAWMSLTALVVCVALQQVQENLLLPYVMKDSLDINPVVMFFALIVGATVAGVLGLFLAVPVAGVMITWLEIDAMRGKSTSD, encoded by the coding sequence ATGAGACTTGAGGAGTTCAACCGAGAGCCGCCCGCCCCCGACGACATCGAAAATACCGAGGCGGAAGGAATCTGGAGCGTAATTAGTAACCATGTGCTGATCCGCTTTTTGCTGTTGTTCGCCAGCGGTTGGGCGCTGATCCAGCTTCTGGCCTACTTTCGGGTGCTCATTGCGGTTTTTGTCACGGCCACAATCTTGGCTTTTTTGCTCAGCCATCCTGCCACTTGGCTGAGTCGCTGGCTACCCAAAGCCCTGGCCACCATTGCCGTGTTTTTGACGGCCCTGGCCATCGCGGTAGGATTGTCCCTCACCTTGGGTACCGTCGTGATTTCCCAGGGGCAGCAGTTGGTGGCTAACCTGCAAAGCCTCTCAGCCTCGGTAATGCCCTGGGTGAACGACCTCGACAGCCTATTTCGAGCCTGGAACATTCCGGTGCAGGTGCAGGGGCTAGAACCCCACATCCAAAGTCAGGCGGTGTCGGTGCTGACGGCTGGGCTAGGGCTGCTCCAGTCTACCCTGGCGAACCTGGTACTAGCCATTCTCATCGCCGTGGTCACGCTGTTTATGATGCTGGACGGGGCCAAGGTGTGGTGGTGGCTGCTCAAGCATCTACCCATTCGCCACAAAAAGCGCTTCAATACCGTGGTACAGCACAACCTGCTGGGCTTCTTTTGGGGGCTGCTGCTGCTGTCTTTGTTCTTTGGCGGATCAACGTTTCTGGTTTTTCTGCTGCTGGGCATTCCCTACGCCGCCTTTTTGGGGCTAATCGCAGGTCTACTGGATCTCATCCCCGGCATTGGGGCTACCCTGGGTGTGGGGTTAATTACCCTGCTGCTGCTCTCCCAAAGCGCCTGGATGTCGCTGACGGCGCTGGTAGTGTGTGTGGCGCTGCAACAGGTGCAGGAAAATCTGCTGCTGCCCTACGTGATGAAGGATTCCCTCGATATCAACCCTGTCGTGATGTTTTTTGCCCTCATTGTGGGAGCCACCGTGGCCGGAGTGCTGGGGCTCTTTCTAGCGGTGCCTGTGGCGGGGGTGATGATCACCTGGCTAGAGATTGACGCCATGCGCGGCAAATCTACGTCAGATTAG
- a CDS encoding DUF2288 domain-containing protein, giving the protein MTQDLKAELTEMVGPAEWRWLSPHADRGAVVLVDARLDLAEVGVAIATDDVAAVNRWMAEALITKPSPHQLETWAQAVGKRFQSLIVQPFVLVQDSEAPETMFPDLPLA; this is encoded by the coding sequence ATGACCCAAGACCTCAAAGCCGAACTCACTGAAATGGTAGGGCCAGCGGAATGGCGCTGGCTCAGCCCCCATGCAGACCGGGGGGCGGTGGTGCTGGTGGATGCGCGGCTGGACTTGGCCGAAGTAGGCGTGGCGATTGCCACCGACGACGTGGCTGCCGTCAACCGCTGGATGGCGGAGGCCCTGATTACCAAGCCCTCTCCCCACCAGCTAGAAACCTGGGCCCAGGCCGTGGGCAAGCGCTTTCAGTCCCTGATTGTGCAGCCCTTTGTGCTAGTGCAAGATAGTGAGGCCCCAGAGACGATGTTCCCCGACCTTCCCTTGGCCTAA
- a CDS encoding YcbK family protein produces the protein MSNQVLRVNRATVFKMRPEPADALQPNEQVAIAAGSTYPLHSYAYADINGPFNGHIRFAMRDRSINGFNTWFVFSGDAQVESADGVILYPLEDQESMPVLWINRDTILKRRPLDSTLLDPSERASARRGQQFNLHSYAFSDSQGNFNNHIKFAIRDTQDFIQGRSTWFTFTPHAFVTFDGDVVYPREDPNAFILRVNRDTPFKRRPLQSSQLAAAEMITVTRGTTYVLASYAFADAQGSFNGHIRFTFKYVKDDLAGFNTWYVFEGHAQVEQAGRVVYPRPVAPPPPPPPPPPPPPPPPPPPPQFTGRPFRLPGYTSTFYTDQPIIPGGNFTWGEATRDATRIPPTKAIADNIIALARALQPVRNRIGRPFRVNSWYRPPDVNAAVGGATRSQHLVGNAVDLQVQGMSGRQVANAVMLSWPGGIGIYSNIPNIIHLDLGPRRTWGF, from the coding sequence ATGAGTAATCAAGTTTTGCGTGTGAATCGGGCTACGGTGTTTAAAATGCGCCCCGAACCAGCGGATGCCCTGCAACCCAACGAGCAGGTAGCCATCGCGGCAGGCAGCACCTACCCCCTGCATTCCTACGCCTATGCCGACATCAATGGCCCCTTCAACGGGCACATCAGGTTTGCCATGCGAGACCGCAGTATCAACGGGTTCAATACCTGGTTTGTCTTCAGTGGCGATGCCCAGGTGGAGTCAGCCGATGGGGTGATCCTCTACCCCCTAGAAGACCAGGAGAGTATGCCCGTCCTGTGGATCAACCGCGACACTATCCTCAAGCGCCGTCCCTTAGATTCCACCTTGCTCGACCCTAGCGAGCGGGCCTCAGCACGACGGGGGCAGCAGTTTAACCTGCATTCCTACGCCTTCAGCGACTCCCAGGGCAACTTTAATAACCACATCAAGTTTGCCATTCGCGATACCCAAGACTTCATCCAAGGGCGTAGCACCTGGTTTACCTTTACGCCCCACGCCTTTGTCACCTTTGACGGCGATGTGGTCTACCCCCGCGAAGATCCTAATGCCTTTATCCTGCGGGTCAACCGCGATACCCCCTTTAAACGGCGACCGCTGCAATCTAGCCAACTCGCGGCGGCGGAGATGATCACCGTTACCCGGGGCACCACCTACGTGCTGGCCAGCTATGCCTTCGCCGATGCCCAGGGTAGCTTTAACGGCCACATTCGGTTCACTTTCAAATACGTCAAAGACGACCTGGCGGGCTTTAATACCTGGTATGTGTTTGAGGGCCATGCCCAGGTAGAACAGGCTGGCCGAGTGGTCTATCCTCGTCCGGTGGCACCGCCGCCACCACCGCCGCCACCACCGCCGCCACCACCGCCGCCGCCGCCGCCACCGCCGCAGTTTACTGGACGGCCTTTCCGACTGCCGGGGTATACCTCTACCTTTTATACGGATCAACCAATTATTCCGGGGGGCAACTTCACCTGGGGAGAGGCCACCCGTGACGCGACCCGCATCCCCCCCACCAAGGCCATTGCCGATAACATCATTGCCCTAGCCAGAGCCTTACAACCCGTCCGTAACCGCATTGGACGGCCCTTTCGGGTCAATTCCTGGTACCGTCCCCCCGATGTCAATGCCGCTGTGGGCGGGGCTACCCGTAGCCAGCACCTAGTGGGCAACGCCGTCGATTTGCAGGTGCAGGGCATGAGCGGTCGCCAGGTGGCCAACGCCGTGATGCTGAGCTGGCCCGGTGGCATCGGCATCTACAGCAACATCCCCAACATCATCCACCTGGATTTGGGGCCAAGGCGCACCTGGGGGTTCTGA
- a CDS encoding DUF2214 family protein, producing the protein MWNSALTAYLHYLSFMVAFAALVVEHQLFSAEITLKQAWRLVITDSLYGLAAVTVLVTGILRVMYFGQGADYYLHNPVFHAKVGLFIGVGLLSLYPTISVLTWIGGLRKAEPPTLTTAQGQRFVWIVRGELLGLALIPLLAAMLARGLLA; encoded by the coding sequence ATGTGGAACAGCGCCCTGACCGCCTACCTGCATTACCTTAGTTTTATGGTGGCCTTTGCTGCTCTGGTGGTCGAACACCAGCTCTTTTCCGCCGAGATCACCCTCAAGCAAGCGTGGCGCTTGGTGATCACCGATAGTCTCTATGGCCTTGCCGCCGTCACTGTGCTGGTCACGGGCATTTTGCGCGTGATGTACTTTGGCCAAGGGGCCGACTACTACCTCCACAACCCTGTGTTCCACGCCAAGGTGGGGCTGTTTATTGGGGTGGGGCTCCTGTCGCTCTATCCCACGATTTCCGTGCTGACCTGGATTGGCGGCCTACGCAAGGCAGAACCCCCCACCCTCACCACCGCCCAAGGCCAACGGTTTGTCTGGATTGTGCGGGGAGAACTGCTGGGTTTGGCGCTGATTCCGCTCTTGGCGGCTATGCTGGCCCGTGGTCTGCTGGCCTGA
- a CDS encoding type 1 glutamine amidotransferase, producing the protein MSTDILVVQHIDTVPAGLLGRYLELQGAWLHTWNAAQRSHPPQGEYHGLLVLGGPMQAWDDEHFPHLQRTMTLIRQFHRQHKPVLGICLGAQLIARSFGAAVYANTTPELGFTPLFPVATAAPEPWLQNFPDGMPMLEWHFDTFDLPAGADWLMTSDRCKHQAFRLGSHTYGLQFHPEATPDIFRGWWAFLSNTVKTQSPHLLEEVQQQFDQHWAKADQFTETLAQCWYAQVQAAAQDTPPCSLPILC; encoded by the coding sequence GTGTCCACCGACATTCTCGTTGTACAGCATATAGACACCGTTCCAGCGGGGTTGCTGGGGCGATACCTGGAGTTGCAGGGAGCTTGGCTCCACACCTGGAACGCCGCCCAGCGATCCCATCCACCCCAGGGCGAGTACCACGGTCTTCTGGTATTGGGTGGCCCTATGCAGGCTTGGGACGACGAGCATTTTCCCCACCTCCAGCGAACCATGACGCTGATTCGGCAGTTCCACCGCCAGCATAAGCCCGTCCTTGGAATCTGCCTAGGAGCCCAGTTGATTGCCCGATCCTTTGGGGCAGCGGTCTATGCCAATACCACGCCTGAGTTGGGCTTTACGCCGTTGTTTCCAGTCGCTACAGCAGCTCCAGAACCCTGGCTTCAGAACTTTCCTGACGGTATGCCGATGCTGGAGTGGCACTTCGACACCTTTGACCTCCCGGCGGGGGCCGACTGGCTAATGACCAGCGACCGCTGCAAGCACCAAGCCTTTCGTCTGGGCTCCCACACCTACGGGCTCCAGTTCCACCCCGAAGCGACTCCTGATATTTTCCGGGGCTGGTGGGCGTTTTTGTCAAACACCGTCAAAACCCAATCCCCCCACCTCCTGGAGGAGGTTCAGCAACAGTTTGATCAACACTGGGCCAAAGCCGATCAGTTTACCGAAACCCTCGCCCAATGCTGGTATGCCCAGGTGCAGGCCGCTGCCCAAGACACACCGCCCTGTAGCCTCCCAATCCTCTGCTAA
- a CDS encoding ATP-binding protein: MGLFLDQYSQRYQLTLITEADYPQALQPSDQFWGLLGPSLAVLLLAEPIQEPLETEAAQAVPPDGVALYLVMDPSAIQAFLDDGVAASDHPAQRAHLADLRQHLGPLDPAAQAQFMLAWLDFCITAVPSACKPVQDRLDRQLERSLVLNQVVTKIQESLDLSVILQTTVSEVRHFLQADRLLIYQFSESSAHDQAAPSSDPSSDPGLGSPSDSWSNLPSDSLPQAASKALPSLSPDQSAHAPHSLAEVVAKPARQGGYITYEAKASETLSSVLHYTENFCFSHSPPCRERYLAGQTVVVDDIDETYASVPCLHNFLAQVGVKSKVVVPILVGQQLWGLLIVHQCNAQRHWEAWEIEFLGHIAEHLSIAINQAQLYQQLQRQTQNLEVCVIERTQDLRDALAAAQAANRAKSDFLATMSHELRTPLTYIIGMSATLLRWSLGDLSERQRDYLNTIHTSGEHLLTVINDILEVSKIESGRTVLEVREFSLTSLSRQSVDAFRAEAARNDLDVVLDLKIAPDQDSFVADPRRVRQILSNLLSNAVKFTPAEGKVTLRVRREQNVAVFEVSDTGIGIPESAQPLLFQKFQQLENVRQREYQGTGLGLALTKQLVELHGGSIKVVSKVGSGSLFSVRIPLQRRQGDSPIPSPPVDEPVVGRIVLVEDNEENASIICDMLTAADYQVIWIVDGSRVLDQVELLQPAAIIINLGLASANSYDIITALGQSLHHPRVKILALTADLSPDQDRQARQAGAAATLVHPVNPKQLLTTMRQLMSDPAPGLSNP, from the coding sequence ATGGGGCTGTTCCTGGATCAATATAGCCAGCGCTATCAGCTTACCCTCATTACCGAAGCAGACTATCCCCAAGCGCTTCAGCCATCGGATCAATTTTGGGGTCTCCTTGGCCCATCGCTGGCGGTGCTGTTGCTGGCGGAGCCTATTCAGGAGCCGCTGGAGACTGAAGCAGCCCAGGCCGTGCCGCCCGATGGGGTCGCGCTTTACCTAGTGATGGATCCGTCGGCTATTCAGGCATTCCTAGACGATGGGGTCGCGGCCTCGGATCATCCAGCGCAACGGGCTCATCTGGCAGATTTGAGGCAACACCTTGGCCCGTTGGATCCTGCGGCCCAGGCCCAGTTCATGCTGGCGTGGCTAGACTTTTGTATCACGGCTGTGCCCTCTGCCTGCAAGCCCGTCCAAGATCGCCTAGATCGCCAGCTTGAGCGCAGCTTGGTGCTGAATCAGGTGGTGACAAAAATCCAAGAGAGCCTTGATTTATCGGTGATTTTGCAAACCACGGTGTCGGAAGTGCGGCATTTTCTCCAGGCAGATCGGCTGTTGATCTACCAATTTTCGGAGTCTTCAGCCCATGACCAGGCGGCACCAAGTTCAGATCCAAGCTCCGATCCAGGTTTGGGCTCACCCTCAGACTCATGGTCGAATCTGCCTTCAGACTCCCTCCCACAGGCCGCATCCAAGGCCCTGCCCTCGCTATCCCCTGACCAGAGCGCCCATGCCCCGCATTCCTTAGCGGAGGTCGTGGCCAAGCCTGCCCGCCAAGGGGGCTACATCACCTACGAAGCCAAGGCCAGCGAAACCCTGTCCTCGGTGCTGCACTACACCGAGAATTTTTGCTTTAGCCACTCGCCCCCCTGTCGGGAGCGTTACCTGGCGGGCCAAACCGTTGTGGTGGATGACATTGACGAAACCTACGCCTCGGTGCCCTGCCTCCACAACTTTTTGGCCCAGGTGGGGGTGAAGTCTAAGGTGGTGGTGCCGATTTTGGTGGGGCAGCAGCTTTGGGGATTGCTGATTGTCCATCAGTGCAATGCCCAACGCCACTGGGAAGCCTGGGAAATTGAGTTTTTAGGCCACATCGCCGAGCACCTGTCCATCGCCATCAACCAGGCCCAGCTCTATCAGCAGTTGCAGCGCCAAACCCAAAACCTAGAGGTCTGCGTGATTGAGCGCACCCAGGATTTGCGGGATGCCCTGGCCGCCGCCCAGGCCGCCAACCGAGCCAAGAGCGACTTTTTGGCCACCATGAGCCACGAGTTACGAACGCCCCTTACCTACATCATTGGCATGTCGGCCACGCTGCTGCGCTGGTCGTTGGGGGACTTGAGCGAACGCCAGCGGGATTACCTCAATACCATCCACACCAGCGGCGAACACCTACTCACCGTCATCAATGACATTTTGGAGGTATCTAAAATCGAGTCGGGCCGCACCGTTTTAGAAGTCCGCGAGTTTTCCCTTACTTCCCTGAGCCGCCAAAGCGTCGATGCCTTTCGGGCCGAAGCCGCCAGAAATGACCTGGATGTGGTGCTTGATCTCAAGATTGCCCCAGACCAGGATAGCTTTGTGGCGGATCCGCGTCGGGTGCGGCAAATTCTCAGCAACCTGCTGAGCAATGCTGTGAAGTTTACCCCCGCCGAGGGCAAAGTCACCCTGCGGGTGCGGCGAGAGCAAAACGTGGCGGTGTTTGAGGTGAGCGATACGGGCATTGGCATTCCAGAATCGGCCCAACCGCTTCTGTTTCAGAAGTTTCAACAACTCGAAAACGTGCGCCAGCGAGAATACCAGGGCACAGGGCTGGGTTTAGCCCTGACTAAACAACTGGTAGAACTCCATGGTGGATCCATCAAAGTGGTGTCTAAGGTGGGTTCAGGATCGCTGTTTAGCGTCCGTATTCCCCTTCAGCGCCGCCAGGGCGACTCTCCGATTCCGTCCCCCCCGGTGGATGAGCCCGTGGTCGGTCGAATTGTGCTGGTGGAAGACAACGAGGAAAACGCCAGCATTATCTGCGATATGCTCACCGCCGCCGACTATCAGGTGATTTGGATTGTGGACGGATCGCGGGTACTGGATCAGGTAGAGCTGCTTCAGCCCGCCGCCATCATTATCAACCTAGGTCTCGCTAGCGCCAACAGCTACGACATTATTACCGCCCTGGGGCAGTCCCTCCACCATCCTAGGGTCAAAATTTTGGCCCTCACGGCGGATCTTTCCCCCGACCAAGATCGTCAGGCTCGGCAGGCCGGAGCCGCCGCTACCCTGGTGCACCCCGTCAACCCCAAGCAACTGCTCACCACCATGCGCCAACTCATGAGTGATCCGGCTCCGGGGTTATCAAATCCTTAG
- the cobN gene encoding cobaltochelatase subunit CobN: MHRLAATPGGWTPDTDGVIFVEQSPADWVFLTAADTEIQTLAAAQKRLPQGFPSLRVANLLQLQQQLAIDTYADTVLNHAKVIILRILGGRAYWPYGLEVVQDTAAQTGSHLIVLPGDDRPAPDLISHSTVPLTVANQLWRYLNEGGVENMTHGLLWLGDQLFGTNYRPPEPQEIPKVGCYPFGLASAALTPSPHSPLPTPHSPLPIGLLFYRAHYLAGNTAPIDALCAALVERGLSPIPVYVSSLQDPDVQAELLALLKPKDSPGIEVLLNTTSFSVAKLDGGTPNLDLWERLDVPVLQVILSGGTQEAWANQSLGLSPRDIAMNVALPEVDGRIITRAVSFKAAQQRSDALETDVVTYEPVPDRVDFVADLARHWATLRRTPVAERRIALVLANYPNRDGRLANGVGLDTPQSAIEILHALQAAGYTVGDIPTDGDDLIQRLTAGPTNDPEGRDFRQIRQTLPQADYLAHFHHLPAPVQSGMVERWGQPTPHTPDSSPNSQSPTPIPHSPFPIPGLQLGNVFIGIQPSRGYDVDPSLNYHAPDLEPTHDYLAFYLWLRKSFGAQAIVHVGKHGNLEWLPGKGVGLSQDCYPEAMFGPLPHLYPFIVNDPGEGSQAKRRAQAVILDHLTPPLTRAELYGPLQQLEGLVDEYYEAQSLDPTRLKVIGDKLLTLLTETHLLSEISPKITSNSPQNHPLPLPSSTNLPLSPSQNLPTLLPTLDTYLCELKEAQIRDGLHIFGRCPDGRQLRDLILAIARHPGPGRQGLTRAIAETWNLDLDPLTADLGAPFDPACQSGSHPSLHTCRIVGDVVEALEEEAARFVEALLHGESPDPSRPHPSPLPEGEGTGGIPDTQLEIDQSLSENLTHSPSSPPLPGGEGLGVRANLPTEENSPLTPELHWIQTTLLPALIRTRDEITYLLKGLDGRYVPSGPAGAPTRNRPDVLPTGRNFFSVDIRAIPTESAWDVGRRAAETLIVQYTQDNGDYPQTLGLSVWGTSTMRTGGDDLAEALALMGVRPVWDGPSRRVVDFEILPLSALGRPRVDATLRISGFFRDAFPNLIDLFDQAVAAVAGLDEPADQNPLAARVKQESAQWEQQGLTPEQAATRSRYRVFGSKPGAYGAGLQGLIESQNWTTDEDLARAYLNWSGYAYGRKAEGHAAPEAFEQRLQQLQIVLHNQDNREHDLLDSDDYYQFQGGMTVAARTLQGQQPTVYFGDNAITAQPKVRTLEAEIAKVYRSRVVNPKWIEGVMRHGYKGAFEMAATVDYLFAYDATARCVADHMYEGVANAYVLDPQVQAFVQQSNPWALRDMAERLLEAHQRGMWASANPTMLDDLRQIANEAEGILEARQT; the protein is encoded by the coding sequence ATGCATCGCTTAGCTGCCACCCCCGGAGGGTGGACTCCCGACACCGACGGCGTGATTTTTGTGGAGCAATCCCCCGCCGATTGGGTTTTCCTCACCGCCGCCGATACCGAAATTCAGACCCTCGCCGCTGCCCAAAAGCGTTTACCCCAGGGCTTTCCCTCGCTGCGTGTGGCCAACCTGCTCCAGCTTCAGCAGCAGTTGGCCATCGATACCTACGCCGACACGGTACTCAACCACGCCAAGGTCATCATCCTGCGAATCCTCGGTGGCCGCGCCTACTGGCCCTATGGTCTAGAGGTCGTCCAAGATACCGCCGCCCAAACCGGATCCCACCTGATTGTCCTCCCTGGAGATGATCGGCCCGCCCCGGATTTAATCAGCCATTCCACCGTGCCCCTCACCGTGGCCAATCAACTCTGGCGCTACCTAAATGAAGGCGGCGTGGAGAATATGACCCACGGGCTGTTGTGGCTGGGCGATCAGCTTTTTGGCACCAATTATCGGCCCCCAGAACCCCAGGAAATTCCAAAAGTGGGGTGCTATCCGTTTGGCCTAGCCTCTGCTGCCCTCACCCCTAGCCCCCACTCCCCACTCCCCACTCCCCACTCCCCACTCCCCATCGGACTTCTCTTTTACCGCGCCCACTACCTGGCAGGCAACACCGCCCCCATCGACGCCCTCTGTGCTGCCCTAGTGGAACGAGGTTTGTCGCCCATCCCGGTGTATGTGTCGTCGTTGCAGGATCCCGATGTGCAGGCGGAACTGTTGGCGCTACTGAAGCCCAAGGACAGCCCCGGCATTGAGGTGCTGCTGAATACCACCAGTTTTTCCGTGGCCAAGCTGGATGGCGGTACGCCCAACCTGGATCTCTGGGAACGGCTGGATGTGCCCGTGTTGCAGGTGATCCTCAGCGGCGGCACCCAGGAAGCATGGGCCAACCAAAGCCTGGGCCTTTCCCCTAGGGATATCGCCATGAACGTGGCCCTGCCGGAGGTGGATGGGCGGATTATTACCCGTGCGGTGTCCTTCAAGGCGGCACAGCAGCGCAGCGATGCCCTAGAAACCGATGTCGTCACCTATGAACCCGTGCCCGACCGGGTAGATTTTGTGGCGGATTTGGCGCGGCATTGGGCCACCCTGCGCCGCACTCCCGTGGCCGAACGCCGCATTGCCCTGGTGTTGGCCAACTATCCCAACCGCGATGGTCGCTTAGCCAATGGGGTCGGCCTAGATACACCCCAAAGCGCCATTGAAATCCTCCACGCCCTCCAAGCCGCTGGCTACACCGTAGGCGATATTCCCACCGATGGCGACGACCTGATCCAACGCCTCACCGCTGGCCCCACCAACGACCCCGAAGGCCGAGACTTCCGCCAAATTCGCCAAACCCTGCCCCAAGCTGACTACCTCGCCCACTTCCACCACCTCCCCGCCCCTGTCCAATCCGGCATGGTAGAACGCTGGGGCCAACCCACCCCCCACACCCCCGACTCCAGCCCCAATTCCCAGTCCCCAACCCCCATTCCCCATTCCCCATTCCCCATTCCCGGCCTCCAACTCGGCAACGTCTTCATCGGCATCCAACCCAGCCGGGGCTACGACGTAGATCCCTCCCTCAACTACCACGCCCCCGACCTCGAACCCACCCACGATTACCTCGCCTTTTACCTGTGGCTGCGGAAGAGTTTTGGAGCGCAGGCCATCGTCCATGTGGGCAAGCACGGCAACTTAGAATGGCTCCCCGGCAAGGGTGTCGGCCTTTCCCAAGATTGCTACCCCGAAGCCATGTTTGGCCCCCTGCCCCACCTCTATCCCTTCATCGTCAACGATCCGGGGGAAGGCTCCCAGGCCAAACGCCGCGCCCAGGCGGTGATTCTCGACCACCTGACGCCGCCCCTCACCCGCGCCGAACTCTACGGCCCCCTGCAACAGCTAGAAGGCTTGGTAGACGAATACTACGAAGCCCAAAGCCTCGACCCCACCCGGCTCAAGGTCATCGGCGATAAACTCCTCACCCTCCTCACCGAAACCCACCTCCTTAGCGAAATTTCCCCAAAAATCACCTCAAATTCCCCCCAAAATCACCCTCTCCCCCTCCCCTCGTCCACCAATCTCCCCCTCTCCCCCTCCCAAAATCTCCCCACCCTCCTACCCACCCTCGACACCTACCTCTGCGAACTCAAGGAAGCCCAAATCCGCGACGGCCTCCACATCTTTGGCCGCTGCCCCGACGGTCGCCAACTGCGGGACTTAATCCTCGCCATTGCCCGCCACCCCGGCCCCGGTCGCCAGGGGCTTACCCGCGCCATCGCGGAAACCTGGAACCTCGACCTCGACCCCCTCACCGCCGACCTGGGGGCACCCTTCGATCCCGCCTGCCAATCAGGGAGTCATCCCTCATTACACACCTGCCGCATCGTTGGCGATGTTGTTGAAGCATTAGAAGAAGAAGCCGCTCGGTTCGTGGAAGCCTTGCTACACGGAGAGTCCCCTGATCCGAGCCGCCCTCACCCTAGCCCTCTCCCAGAGGGAGAGGGAACCGGAGGTATACCTGACACTCAGCTAGAAATAGATCAGTCACTATCTGAGAACCTAACCCACTCCCCCTCTAGCCCCCCTCTCCCGGGGGGAGAGGGGCTGGGGGTGAGGGCCAACCTCCCTACCGAAGAGAACTCACCCCTTACCCCTGAACTCCACTGGATCCAAACCACCCTCCTCCCCGCCCTAATCCGCACCCGCGACGAAATCACCTACTTACTTAAGGGTCTGGACGGTCGCTATGTGCCCAGCGGCCCCGCCGGAGCGCCCACCCGCAACCGCCCGGATGTGCTGCCCACCGGGCGAAATTTCTTTTCCGTAGACATTCGCGCCATCCCCACCGAAAGCGCCTGGGATGTGGGCCGACGGGCGGCGGAAACCCTGATTGTGCAATACACCCAGGACAACGGCGACTATCCCCAAACCCTGGGCCTGTCGGTGTGGGGCACCTCCACCATGCGGACGGGGGGTGATGATTTGGCTGAAGCCCTGGCCCTGATGGGGGTGCGTCCGGTGTGGGATGGGCCTTCGCGGCGGGTGGTGGATTTTGAGATTTTGCCCCTGTCGGCCCTGGGTCGGCCTAGGGTGGATGCCACCCTGCGGATTTCCGGCTTCTTTCGGGATGCCTTCCCCAATTTGATTGACCTGTTTGATCAAGCGGTGGCGGCGGTAGCGGGGTTGGACGAACCCGCTGACCAGAATCCGTTGGCGGCACGGGTCAAGCAGGAATCGGCCCAGTGGGAACAGCAGGGACTCACCCCAGAGCAGGCGGCGACCCGTTCCCGCTATCGGGTGTTTGGCTCCAAACCCGGTGCCTATGGGGCGGGGTTGCAGGGGTTGATTGAATCCCAAAACTGGACGACCGACGAAGACCTCGCCCGCGCCTACCTGAACTGGAGCGGCTATGCCTACGGGCGCAAGGCGGAGGGCCACGCCGCACCGGAAGCCTTTGAGCAACGGCTGCAACAGTTGCAAATCGTCCTCCACAACCAAGACAATCGAGAGCACGACCTGCTGGATTCCGACGATTACTACCAGTTCCAGGGGGGCATGACGGTGGCGGCGCGGACGCTTCAGGGTCAGCAGCCCACGGTTTACTTTGGCGACAATGCCATCACCGCCCAGCCCAAGGTGCGGACGCTGGAGGCGGAAATTGCCAAGGTCTACCGTTCCCGCGTGGTCAACCCCAAGTGGATTGAAGGGGTAATGCGCCACGGCTACAAAGGAGCCTTTGAAATGGCCGCTACGGTGGATTACCTGTTCGCCTACGACGCCACCGCCCGCTGTGTGGCCGATCATATGTATGAGGGCGTTGCTAACGCCTACGTGCTGGATCCCCAGGTGCAAGCCTTTGTGCAGCAGTCGAACCCCTGGGCGCTGCGGGACATGGCGGAACGGCTGTTGGAAGCCCACCAGCGAGGAATGTGGGCCTCGGCGAATCCCACGATGCTGGACGACCTGCGCCAGATTGCGAACGAGGCGGAGGGCATCCTAGAGGCTCGACAAACGTAG